The DNA window GCTACGAGACCGAAGAGCAGGAGATCGTCCGAACGGCCGACTACGTCATTACCGGAGAGGCCGATCTGCGATTTGCATCGGTCTGCGAGAGCATCCTCGCCGGCACGCCGCCGAGCGAGAAGGTGATCGCATCGGCTCTGCCGCAGTTCGAGCACAAGCCGACCCGAAGTCTTCTTAACGTGGCCGTCGCTGAACTGGATCGGACGTCAGAGGCGTCCGCCGTCGCGCTTCCCTACGACCTCTATACCGATGAAGACATCAAGCAACGGGTGATCTACGTCGAAGCCTCTCGCGGCTGTCCGTTCAAGTGCGAGTTCTGCCTGTCATCGCTCGATGTGCCGGTTCGGAATGTGCCGACCGATGCATTTTTGGCCTCCATGCAGCGGCTCTTGGATCGCGGCGTGCGGCAGTTCAAGTTCGTCGACCGCACGTTCAACCTGAACCTGAACATCAGCCGGGCGATTCTCGATTTCTTCCGTGAACGGTACACGCCGGGGCTCTTCCTGCACTTCGAAATGATCCCCGACCGGCTGCCCGAGGCATTGCGAGCGCCGATCGCGGCGTTTCCGCCGGGCGTGTTGCAGTTCGAAGTGGGTATTCAGAGCTTCAATGAAGAAATCTGCGACCGCATCAGCCGGCGTCAGGACGCGGCCAAGGTGGAGCAGAACCTCCGATGGCTTCGGGCCGAGACGGGGGTTCACGTTCACGCCGACCTGATCGTGGGCCTGCCGGGGGAAGACCTGGCGAGTTTCGGGCGCGGGTTCGATCGGCTGGTCGATCTGGGGCCGCAGGAAATCCAGGTCGGCATTCTCAAACGGCTTCGCGGCACGCCCATCGTCCGGCACGACGGGCCCTTCGGCATGGTTTATAGCCCGCACGCGCCGTACGAAATCCTTCAGACCGGCGCGATCGGCTTTGCCGATATGCAACGCATGCGGCGGTTCGCGCGGTTCTGGGACCTGGTCGCCAACAGCGGCAACTTTGCCGGCACCACGCCCATGCTGTGGGAAGGCGGATCGGCGTTCCAGGCGTTTCTGCGGCTCAGCGACTGGCTGTTCGAGCGGCTTGGCCGGAACCATGCAATCGCCCTGGGCGCGCTGGCCGAGCGGCTGTTCGAGTACCTGACTGAGAGCCTGGGGCGAGACCGCAAGACCGTCGCCGAGGCCCTGTGGGAAGACGTCCGGCAGGGGGGCCGGCGCGATGGGCCGGACTTCCTTCGACCGTTCGTGTCCGAGGCGTCGCTGGCCCAGGGCAGGCGGACGGTGACGGCAAAGTCGCTGCCGGCACGACAGGAGCGGCATCTGGCTCGCGAGTTGAAGCGAGAGACCCCGGCAACTTAGTCGGGCCAAGCGGCTGGAAAGGTGCCCGGGAATCTGCAGCGGTATCGGAGGCCACTTTTGGACGACCAGCGTCCCTTGCAATTTCCACGCCATTCCGCTAGCATTCTCGACCCGCTCGACCGAGGGCGGGTTGTCCGTTTGAACTCTTACTGCTGTCAGGAATTTGTCATGGCTCATAAGAAAGGCGGCGGCTCTTCCAAGAACGGCCGCGACTCCAACCCGCAGTACCGTGGCGTCAAGGCTTACGGTGGTCAGTTCGTCACCGCCGGCTCGATCATCGTTCGGCAGTGCGGCAGCGTCTTCGCTCCGGGTTTCAACACCAAGAGCGCCAAAGACTGGACCATCTTCGCGCTTAAGGACGGCACCGTCGAGTTCCAGGGCCGTAAGGTCCATGTCCGCGTCGAAGAAAACGCCGTCGCGACGGTTTGACGCCTTCGGCGTCGGTAACCAGAAGCGAGTAGCGAGAAGCCAGAAGGTCGCCAGCAGGCTTAGAATGGCCTGCGAGCAACCGTCTGGCTTCCTTGTTTTGCGTTTACTTCCAACTTCCGGCTCCTGACTCCCGACTTCTCCCCCTCAATCCCATGTTTGTCGACGAAGCCAAAATCAAGGTCAAAGCAGGCGACGGCGGCAACGGGTGCGTCTCGTTCCGCCGTGAAAAGTACATCCCCAAAGGCGGACCCGACGGCGGCGATGGCGGCAACGGCGGCTCGATCATCTTCGTCGCCGACATCCACAAGGACACCCTTCTCGACTTCTCCGGCCAGCACCACTGGGACGCCGAACGCGGCCAGTCGGGCATGGGCAAGAAGATGTACGGCCGGGGCGGCAAAGATCTGATCATCCGTGTCCCCGCCGGCACCCTGATCTTCGACCTCGACCACGGCATCCTGCTGGCCGACATGGACACGCCCGATAAACAGGTCGTCATCGCCAAGGGCGGCAAAGGCGGGCAGGGCAACTTCCACTTTCGATCGAGCACCAACCAGGCCCCGCGCTACGCCGAGCCCGGCACGATCGGCGAAGAGCGCAACCTCCGGCTGGAACTGAAGCTCATCGCCGACGTCGGGCTGGTGGGCATGCCCAATGCCGGCAAAAGCACGCTGCTGCGGGCGATCTCCGCCGCCCGGCCGAAGGTGGCCGACTACCCGTTCACCACGCTCGATCCACAGCTCGGCATCGTGGACATGGGCCAGGACCGCCGGCTGGTCTTCGCCGACATCCCCGGCCTGATCGAAGGCGCCCAGCACGGCGCCGGGCTCGGTCATGCGTTTCTGCGGCACATCGAGCGGACGAAGGTGATCGTGCACATGCTCGATCTGTACCCGTCCGACGGATCGAACCCCGCCGACAACTACCGGACGATCAGGCGTGAACTCGAAGCGTTCAGCCCCAAGCTTGCCGAGAAGCGCGAACTGATCGCCGCCAACAAGCTGGACCTGGCGACCGACAACGAGGCGATCGACAAGCTCCGATCCGACCTGTCGGACAAGACGGTCTACGCGATCTCCGGCGCGTCGCACATGGGGTGTGAGAACCTGCTGGAAGCGATCTGGAAGATCCTCCAAGAGAAGAAGCAGGCCGAGGCACCGGCGGGGCCGGCATGGCATCCGGTGGCGTGATAGAATCATCACCATGCCTCCGACCATCTTTCTTGGTCGCGTTTATCGCCATTCAATAGCCGACCTCCTGCGCCTCGCAGGGATCGCGGCCACTGCACTTTCGGCTCTGATCTTCCTCGGACCGAACTGGACCGTCCATTACACCTGGGTTCATCGCACGGAAGAGAGTGCCGTCGCACGACGCGAATGGCATAGGTCCGTTTACATCGGTGTCGATCGGTCTGAGTTCAGCGAGCATTCGCGAACTTCGGTGAAATCTCCGGATGGTTTGCTTGTTCCTTTTTCACGTCTGGGTGGCGTGCACAAAGTTCCGCTTTTTGCATTGAACTGTGCGTGGTTGAAGTTCGTCGTTCTGGGATCGGTGGTCTGCTGGCCGATCGGGATTCATTTGCAAGCACGTATCAAGCGTCGAGGTTTTGAAGTGCACCCAGGAAGCTTGCGCGGAAGCTCGTGTCTGCCGCTTTGAACTGTCCACTTGGCAAGGCAATCAATCAACCAAGGCATTCAACCAAGTCGCCAACTGAGCTACGATTCGCCAATGCTTCCCCCCTCGCTCCATACCGGCCTGAAAGAATGGAAACTCCTCACCGACGCCCTGGCGTCGGGTCGCCAGATCATGCTGCTGCGCAAGGGCGGCATCATTGAAACCGCCGGCGAGTTCGAACTGGAAAGCCGACACTTCGTCTTCTTTCCGACCTACATCCACCAGAACATGGCGATGGTGAAGCCCGGCGATCAGGCCGGGTTTGAGAGCCATGCCGTCGAGCCGAAGAAGGTGACGCTTGCGATCGCCGGGGAAGTGACGGATATCGTTCCCGTCGCCCACCGGTCGCAGGTCGATAAGCTGGAAAACGAGCACGTCTGGACCCCGCCGCTGATCGATATGCGATTCAGCTACAAACCCGAGAATCCGCTGTATATCGTATTGGTGCGGGCGTATCGGCTGGCGACACCGGTGACGGTCGTTAACTCGCCGGCCTATGCTGGTTGCAAGAGCTGGGTGCCGCTAATCGAGCCGGTCAATACGGCAGGCGCCACGCCGGCGCTCGATGAGCGTGACTACGCCGCCAAACGAGACCGGATTTTGTCGGTAGTTGGTACTGGACTGCGGTAGACGAGACGTGCCCGATCTCTGTAGGGTCCCGCCTTGGCGGATGCCTAGGCGCGATCACGCCTACGCGTCCGCCAAGGCGGACCCTACGTCAGCTTCGCCAGCGCATAGGCCACCGACCCCATGGGTGTTACCGTGCCCATGCCACAAGACAGAGGCATCTTCCCTATGAACCTCCACGACCAAGCAATCAACCTCGAAACTCGCCGGCAGTTCTTCGGTCGCGGGGCCAAGGGCCTCGGCGTTGCCGCGCTGGCCACGCTGCTGGGCGAATCCGCCGTCCGCGGGGCGACCGCCGGCGAGCAGCCGCATGCGGGCAACTTCGGCGTCTCCGGCATTCCATCGCTGCCGCACCTGGCGCCCAAGGCTAAGCGGTGCATTTACCTGCACATGGTCGGCGCTCCGCCGCAACTGGATCTGTTCGACTACAAGCCCAAGATGGTCGATTGGTTCGATAAGGACCTTCCCGCCGAGATCCGCCAGGGCCAGCGGCTGACGACCATGACCAGCGGCCAGGCGCGGTTTCCCATCGCCCCGACCGTCTTCAAGTTTGCCCGTCACGGCAAGCATGGCGCGTGGATCAGCGAGCTTCTCCCCCACACCGCCCGCATGGCCGACGACATCTGCATCATCAAGTCGATGCACACCGAGGCAATCAATCACGAGCCGGCGATCACCTTCATGCAGTCTGGGTCGCAGATCGCGGGCAAGCCGTGCATGGGGTCGTGGCTGGCCTACGGCCTGGGCAGCGAGAACCGCAACCTGCCGACGTTCGTCGTGCTGAACGCCAATCATTCCGACCCGCGCGCGAATGTGCAGGCGATTGGTGCCAAGCTCTGGAGCAGCGGTTTCCTGTCGGCCGAGTACGCCGGCGTCAATCTCCGCAGCGTCGGCGACCCGGTGCTGTACATCAAGGATCCCGCCGGCGTCGATCGAAACACCCGCCGGCGGATGCTCGACGGGCTGTCAGCCCTTAATCAGGCGAAGTACGAACAGCTCGGCGACCCCGAAACACAAACCCGCATTCAGCAGTACGAGATGGCCTTCCGCATGCAGGCCAGCGTGCCTGAACTGACCAATATCGCCTCCGAATCGGCCGCCACCTACGAGATGTACGGCGAAGAGGCGAAGAAGCCGGGCACATTCGCCAACACCGCGCTGCTGGCCCGCCGGCTGGTCGAGCGGGGCGTGCGGTTCGTACAGATCTACCACCGCGGCTGGGACGTCCACGGCTCCTTGCCGCAAGTGCTGCCGAGCCAGTGCAAAGACATCGACCAGGCCGCCTGGGCCCTGGTGCAGGACCTCAAGAGCCGGGGCATGCTTGAAGACACGCTGGTCATCTGGGGCGGCGAGTTCGGGCGGACGATCTACTCGCAGGGCAAGCTCACCAAAGACACCTACGGCCGCGACCATCACCCACGCTGCTTCAGTCTCTGGATGGCCGGCGGCGGCATCAAGGGCGGCCAGGTCTACGGCGACACCGACGAGTTCTCTTACAACATCACCGAAAACCCCGTCCATCTCCGCGACTGGCACGCGACGATCATGCAGCTCTTCGGCATCGATCACGAACGGTTCACGGTCAAGTACCAGGGACTCGATCAGCGCCTGACGGGGGTGGAGAAGGCGAAGATCGTCAAGGCGATCCTTGCCTGAGCGGAATGACGAATGACGAAATGCGAATGGCGAGTGAAGCCTAAATAACCAATGACGAATCGTTGCGTAGCGCGATTGAAACATTGAGTATTCGAGCTTCATTCGTCATTCGCATTTCGTCATTCGCCATTCTCCCCCTATATTCCTCGCCCTATGGCATTGGAAGTCGGAATCGTCGGTCTGCCGAACGTCGGCAAGAGCACCATCTTTAACGCCCTCACCGCCGCCGGTGCGCTGGCGGCGAATTACCCGTTCGCCACCATCGAGCCCAACGTCGGCGTGGTGGACGTGCCGGACCCCCGGCTGAAGGTCATTCACGGGTTCATCAAGACCGACAAGGTCATCCCCGCCGCGCTGCGCGTGGTCGATATCGCCGGCATCGTGAAAGGCGCGAGCACCGGCGAAGGGTTGGGCAACAAGTTCCTGTCGCACATCCGCGAGGTCGACGCCATTCTGCACGTGGTGCGGTGCTTCGTGAATGAAGACATCATGCACGTGGACGGCAAGGTCGATCCGATCGGCGACATCGAAACTATCGATACCGAGCTTGCACTGGCCGACATGGAAACTGTCGGCAGCGCGCTCGATCGGGCGGAGCGGACGGCCCGCTCCGGCGACAAGGAATCGATCGCCCGCGCCGAAGTGCTTAAAAAGTGCAAAGCGCCGCTCGAAGCCGGCCTACCCGTGCGATCGCTCGACCTGAACGCCGACGAGCGCAAGCTCGTCCGCAGCTTAGGTCTGATCACGGCCAAGAAGGTGCTGTACGTCGCCAACGTGGACGAGGCCGACATGCACGGCACCGGCCCGCTGGTGCAGGTCGTCCGCGACCGCGCGGCGAAGGAAGGCGGCACCGTCGTCCCCGTCTGCGGCAAGCTGGAAAGCGAACTGGCCGAGCTCGGCGGCGATGACCAGAAGGAAATGCTGCAGAGCATGGGCCTGGAAGAGCCCGCCCTGGCCACCCTCGCCCGCGAGGCCTACAAGCTGCTCGGCTATCACAGCTACTTCACCGCCGGCGAAATTGAAATCCGCGCGTGGGATATTCCCGTCGGCTGGACCGCCCCGCAGGCCGCCGGCCGCATCCACGGCGACCTGGAAAAGAGCTTCATCAAGGCCGAGGTTTACACCGTCGAAGACCTGGTGAAGCACAAGACCGAGAAGGCGATCAAGGAAGCCGGGCGGCTGCGACTGGAAGGCAAGGAATACATCATGAAGGACGGCGATATCGTCCACTTCCAGGCGGGCTTGGCGGGGAAGAAGTAGGCCGGTTACCGACCAGACGCCAAGCAGACGAAACAGCCCTGGTGCCACGGGTCGCCGGTACTCCGGAGACCCGTGCGCTATCGTGCCGTCGGCACGGGTCTCCGGAGTACCGGCGACCCGTGGCACCATTATCCCCTGCCGGACTTCAATCCGATCACTTCAGCAAACGTCCCGACTCGGCATCCAGAAACAACGTGCAGTTCGGGTGCTCCTGCAATGCCGACGCAGGGACGTCCGGCGAAACCGGGCCTTCCATCGCGGCGGCGACGGCATCGGCCTTTCTGGCATCGGGCACGCTGCAGACGATCGCGTCGGCCGACAGGATCTGGCGGATCGACATCGAGATCGCCTGCTTCGGCACTGCCGACAGCTTGGGGAACCAGCCTTCGCCGAGTTGCTGCCGGCGGCAGGCCTCATCGAGTTCGACGACGTGGTAGGGCGCTTCGGTCTCAAAGTCCGCCGGCGGGTCGTTGAACGCCAGGTGGCCGTTCTCGCCGATGCCGCAGAACAGCACATCGATCCGCCGATCGGCGATCAAACCCGACAGCCGGGCACATTCGGCGGCGGGGTCGGCGTCGCCCTGGATCGGATGAAACGCCAGCGGCGGAACCGGCAGTCGGCTGATGAAACGCTCGGCGAGATACCGTCGAAACGACGCCGGATGGGTTGCGGGCAGGCCGACATACTCGTCGAGGTGAAGGACTTCGACCTTCGCCCAGTCGATGTCCGGCTCGGCGACCAGCGCTTCGTACATCTCAAACTGAGACGCGCCGGTGGCAACGACGATCGTCGCGTTGCCATTCGCCGCCAGTGCCTCGCGCAGCAGGAATGCCCCCTGGCTGGCGGCACGACGGCCGAGATCCTGCTTGGTCTTGCTGATCCAGATTTTCATGTTGTGTAGCCGTCGAGCTTGCTCGCCGCGTTTTCCCCAACGTGTGCAGACGCTGCGAGCAAGCTCGCTCGCTACACGGGCAGGTTTCACCACCGGCAAGACTCACCAGCGGCAAATCTCACCATGCGACGGGGTTGGCCTTGTAGGTGGCGAACGCCATCCCCTTTTCGTCACGAGCGCTGATCGTCGGCTTGCCGCCGGGCAGTTCGGCCAGCGGCCAGGCAACAGCCAGTTCCGCGTCGTCCCACTTGATGCCCCCTTCGCCGGGCGGGTTGTAGGGGTTGGTCACCTTGTAGAGCACGTCGGCCGACTCCGTGCCGAGCACACAAAAGCCGTGGGCGAAGCCTGGCGGAATCCAGAGGAGTTTGCCGTTCATGTCGCTCAGCTCGACGCCGTAATGCTGACCGTAGGTTTTGCTGCCGGCGCGGACATCCACGGCGACATCCCAGATCCGCCCGCGAATACATCCGACGAGCTTTCCCTGGGGCGGCGTGTGCTGGTAGTGCAGCCCGCGGAGAACGCCGGGGGCCGAGCGCGAATGGTTGTCCTGTGCGAAGTGCGTCGGCAGGCCTGCTTCGGCGAAGCGCGCTTCGTGAAAGCGCTCGACGAAGAACCCGCGGGCATCGCCGAAGAGCTTGAGCTCGACCAGGACCAGGCCTTGGATTTCCAGATGGGTGAACTTCATGCGGCTGTCTCAAATCAGTGGAAGGCGGGCGAATCCGTTGCGCCCGGAACGCGGGAAGATATAGCCGGAAGCAAAGGCTTTGTCGCGGTGCGCCGCGACGAACGTTGACACTTCCCGCAGGGGGCGCCTTGGCGGTCGCCTGGGTCACATGTAGGGTCCGCCTTGGCGGACGCGAACACGCGACCGGGACAATTTCGGGAAAGCGCGCGAGCCCAACGCGTCCGCCAAGGCGGACCCTACGGGAGCTTTGCCAGCGCATCGACCACCGGCCGTACCCAGCCGGTGTTCCAGTGGTGCTTCACGCGAAGGTCGTTGTTGAAGACGTGTTTGATCTTCAGCCGGTCCAGTTCGACGTGGAAGGTTGCGGTGTGCGGGCGGTCTTTGAAGCGGGCGGGCGGGTTCGGGCCGAACGAGTCTTCGCCGGCGATCACCAGCCGGGTGCGGGTCTGAAAGTCGGGGTCGGCGTTTTCGATCAACCGCAGGGGGCGGTATTCGGAGAAGACTTCCTTCGTGCCGAAGTGGTCTGCCGTCCCGAACAGGCCCAAGTCACGGTCTTCCATCATCAGCGGGGCATCCCACGCACCGGCGCAGCCGAACACCTTCGGGTTGCGAAGGATCAACGACATCGCGCCGAAGCCCGATTTGCTGAAGCCGACCAGCAGCCGCCCGTTGGCATCACCGGGGGTGACGTACAGCGATTCGATCGCCGGCACGACGGCGTTCAGCAGGTAGGCCTCGTGGCGAATGCCGGCGTCTTTGGCATGACGTCCGAACCAGGGGAGCGTGTCGAACGTGGGGTACACGCAGATCAGGTTGTGCCGGTCGTGGATCTGCGTCTTGATCGCCTCGGCGACCGGATCGCCCCATCGGGTGCCGAGGCCGGCCTCCACCGGAAGCATGTAGAGCACGCGCGTCGGCTTACCGGCGTCGTGCTTCGCCGGCAACAGGATGCGCACGGGGTTCTGCGCCTGTCGCAGCCAGGGGCTCTCGATCACGCACTGCAGCACCGGCCCGCCGGCGAGCGGCGTCGGCTTCTCGACGATGCGGAACGGTGCCGGCCCGGCGCTCGTCGGGCTCGAAGCATCCGCAGCGAACAGACGCTCAGAGCACGGCAAGAGGATGCCGCCTGTTGCCGATGCACAGAGACGCAGAAATCGCCTTCGATGGGTGTTCATGACGCTGCCTCTAAAGCGGTTCTGACGACGGTGTATCGGGATGGCGCATTTGTGGTGCGGGCTTCAGCCTGCACATTCGGGTGCGGGTGCAGGCTGAAGCCCGCACCACAACAAGGCCGCTACACCGACCCAAGATCCGGTCTACTTGGCCGTTTTCCCGCCCGGCGGACCGGGGTCGGGCTCGAAACCGAAGGCGATGTCGGACTGCTCGTAGGCGTCCTCGGCGTAGGTCGCCGTGTCGTCGTCTTCCTGGATGACCCACTGGTCGTGGACGACAGACTCCTGGCCGACTTCGCCGGGCAGCGCCTCATACGGCGACTCGGGATTCGCGGCCTCGGCGGCCGGATGCCCGGCGACTTCCGCGGGGGCCAGGCCGGAAGGCTCGACTTCCGAGACTTCCGGATAAGGCTGGCCGTCGGCGTACTGTGCCTCAGGCGCGTGTGGTGATTCGACAGCGTATTGCGGCTCGGGATCGTACTGGCCCTGCTCGGCGGCTTCCGGCTGTTCGTAGCCTTCGACGGCTTGGTCGGCGTACTCGCCGGGGGCGGCGTAACCCTCTTCTGCGTAGCCTTCGGCCGGCTGTTCGTAGGCCGCCTCTTGCTGCTCCGGGGCTTCCGGCGGCGGGCCGCCGAGGGGTGCCTGAATCAGTTCTTCCAATGGCGCGATCATGTTGCCCAGATGGCCGTCTGCCAGCGGCAGATGTGCCAGGGTCTCCGGCAGCGGCGGCAGGGCGCGGAGCGTGGGTGCCTTTCCCTTCCCCAGCCGTTTGGGGTCCTGCAACCGATAGCTGAGCTGCGCCGCCAGCGATTTAAGCCGTACCGTCGATACCCGCGCCGTCGTGGCACAGGTTTCCTGCAGCTTCATCTCCTCCTGGTACGACCGCGAGTACTTCGGCGGCACGACCATGTTGCCGGTCTCGGTGTCCCGACCGGACTTGCTCATGATGTCGGCAACCTTCTTCTTCGACGCGGCGTGCTTCTGCTTGCAGTCGTTGATCGTCGCCACCAGTTGCGGGATCGTCGCCGAGCAGCGGTGGAGCAAAAAGTAGGTCGCCAGGCGTTCCTTCCAGGTGCTGAGCGCCGCCAGG is part of the Humisphaera borealis genome and encodes:
- a CDS encoding alpha/beta hydrolase-fold protein, coding for MNTHRRRFLRLCASATGGILLPCSERLFAADASSPTSAGPAPFRIVEKPTPLAGGPVLQCVIESPWLRQAQNPVRILLPAKHDAGKPTRVLYMLPVEAGLGTRWGDPVAEAIKTQIHDRHNLICVYPTFDTLPWFGRHAKDAGIRHEAYLLNAVVPAIESLYVTPGDANGRLLVGFSKSGFGAMSLILRNPKVFGCAGAWDAPLMMEDRDLGLFGTADHFGTKEVFSEYRPLRLIENADPDFQTRTRLVIAGEDSFGPNPPARFKDRPHTATFHVELDRLKIKHVFNNDLRVKHHWNTGWVRPVVDALAKLP
- a CDS encoding DUF1501 domain-containing protein, which translates into the protein MNLHDQAINLETRRQFFGRGAKGLGVAALATLLGESAVRGATAGEQPHAGNFGVSGIPSLPHLAPKAKRCIYLHMVGAPPQLDLFDYKPKMVDWFDKDLPAEIRQGQRLTTMTSGQARFPIAPTVFKFARHGKHGAWISELLPHTARMADDICIIKSMHTEAINHEPAITFMQSGSQIAGKPCMGSWLAYGLGSENRNLPTFVVLNANHSDPRANVQAIGAKLWSSGFLSAEYAGVNLRSVGDPVLYIKDPAGVDRNTRRRMLDGLSALNQAKYEQLGDPETQTRIQQYEMAFRMQASVPELTNIASESAATYEMYGEEAKKPGTFANTALLARRLVERGVRFVQIYHRGWDVHGSLPQVLPSQCKDIDQAAWALVQDLKSRGMLEDTLVIWGGEFGRTIYSQGKLTKDTYGRDHHPRCFSLWMAGGGIKGGQVYGDTDEFSYNITENPVHLRDWHATIMQLFGIDHERFTVKYQGLDQRLTGVEKAKIVKAILA
- a CDS encoding glucosamine-6-phosphate deaminase, giving the protein MKIWISKTKQDLGRRAASQGAFLLREALAANGNATIVVATGASQFEMYEALVAEPDIDWAKVEVLHLDEYVGLPATHPASFRRYLAERFISRLPVPPLAFHPIQGDADPAAECARLSGLIADRRIDVLFCGIGENGHLAFNDPPADFETEAPYHVVELDEACRRQQLGEGWFPKLSAVPKQAISMSIRQILSADAIVCSVPDARKADAVAAAMEGPVSPDVPASALQEHPNCTLFLDAESGRLLK
- the rfbC gene encoding dTDP-4-dehydrorhamnose 3,5-epimerase encodes the protein MKFTHLEIQGLVLVELKLFGDARGFFVERFHEARFAEAGLPTHFAQDNHSRSAPGVLRGLHYQHTPPQGKLVGCIRGRIWDVAVDVRAGSKTYGQHYGVELSDMNGKLLWIPPGFAHGFCVLGTESADVLYKVTNPYNPPGEGGIKWDDAELAVAWPLAELPGGKPTISARDEKGMAFATYKANPVAW
- the obgE gene encoding GTPase ObgE, with the translated sequence MFVDEAKIKVKAGDGGNGCVSFRREKYIPKGGPDGGDGGNGGSIIFVADIHKDTLLDFSGQHHWDAERGQSGMGKKMYGRGGKDLIIRVPAGTLIFDLDHGILLADMDTPDKQVVIAKGGKGGQGNFHFRSSTNQAPRYAEPGTIGEERNLRLELKLIADVGLVGMPNAGKSTLLRAISAARPKVADYPFTTLDPQLGIVDMGQDRRLVFADIPGLIEGAQHGAGLGHAFLRHIERTKVIVHMLDLYPSDGSNPADNYRTIRRELEAFSPKLAEKRELIAANKLDLATDNEAIDKLRSDLSDKTVYAISGASHMGCENLLEAIWKILQEKKQAEAPAGPAWHPVA
- a CDS encoding 50S ribosomal protein L27; its protein translation is MAHKKGGGSSKNGRDSNPQYRGVKAYGGQFVTAGSIIVRQCGSVFAPGFNTKSAKDWTIFALKDGTVEFQGRKVHVRVEENAVATV
- a CDS encoding B12-binding domain-containing radical SAM protein translates to MPDIVLTTLNARYAHSAFGLRYLMANLGHLQDRAAIAEFDISQRPVDVLEAILARSPRIVGVGVYIWNIEQTTRLVADLKRVRPDITVILGGPEVSYETEEQEIVRTADYVITGEADLRFASVCESILAGTPPSEKVIASALPQFEHKPTRSLLNVAVAELDRTSEASAVALPYDLYTDEDIKQRVIYVEASRGCPFKCEFCLSSLDVPVRNVPTDAFLASMQRLLDRGVRQFKFVDRTFNLNLNISRAILDFFRERYTPGLFLHFEMIPDRLPEALRAPIAAFPPGVLQFEVGIQSFNEEICDRISRRQDAAKVEQNLRWLRAETGVHVHADLIVGLPGEDLASFGRGFDRLVDLGPQEIQVGILKRLRGTPIVRHDGPFGMVYSPHAPYEILQTGAIGFADMQRMRRFARFWDLVANSGNFAGTTPMLWEGGSAFQAFLRLSDWLFERLGRNHAIALGALAERLFEYLTESLGRDRKTVAEALWEDVRQGGRRDGPDFLRPFVSEASLAQGRRTVTAKSLPARQERHLARELKRETPAT
- the ychF gene encoding redox-regulated ATPase YchF, whose amino-acid sequence is MEVGIVGLPNVGKSTIFNALTAAGALAANYPFATIEPNVGVVDVPDPRLKVIHGFIKTDKVIPAALRVVDIAGIVKGASTGEGLGNKFLSHIREVDAILHVVRCFVNEDIMHVDGKVDPIGDIETIDTELALADMETVGSALDRAERTARSGDKESIARAEVLKKCKAPLEAGLPVRSLDLNADERKLVRSLGLITAKKVLYVANVDEADMHGTGPLVQVVRDRAAKEGGTVVPVCGKLESELAELGGDDQKEMLQSMGLEEPALATLAREAYKLLGYHSYFTAGEIEIRAWDIPVGWTAPQAAGRIHGDLEKSFIKAEVYTVEDLVKHKTEKAIKEAGRLRLEGKEYIMKDGDIVHFQAGLAGKK
- a CDS encoding DUF1802 family protein; its protein translation is MLPPSLHTGLKEWKLLTDALASGRQIMLLRKGGIIETAGEFELESRHFVFFPTYIHQNMAMVKPGDQAGFESHAVEPKKVTLAIAGEVTDIVPVAHRSQVDKLENEHVWTPPLIDMRFSYKPENPLYIVLVRAYRLATPVTVVNSPAYAGCKSWVPLIEPVNTAGATPALDERDYAAKRDRILSVVGTGLR